The Scatophagus argus isolate fScaArg1 chromosome 12, fScaArg1.pri, whole genome shotgun sequence genome includes the window CACaacaaagcacaacaacacTGAAGTTGATTAGTCCCAGAGCTGAAGTCCAGTTAAAGCTCATAAACACTTACTGTGTCTGCTGTAACTCAAACGGCCTCAGAGTGAAGTCATCCCTCAGAGACTGGAACCAAGACATCAGCGCTGTTGGTAGACTAATGATTGGATTATTTGTCTCAGTCCTGCACTGGCGTCCTCTGCTCTACGGCGCTGCATTCAATGGCGGCTCGGAATGTATAAGGAGTGTGAAACCAATGAAGGAAAGCCGTGACTTGCAGATCAGTAAATAAGAACTGGAGATAACTGAGCACAGATTTTCATTCCACATCCCTTTTCCCAAGATAGATTTTCGTGGGCCAGAATATTTAACGCTGATTGTGTGGATGAGAAAGCTTTATGCTTTTGAGAGAttcacaaaaattaaaatttgttggaaaaaatataaacattcgCACAAAGGGACAGAGTAACAGATACCACTGAACACCCCCCTGCCAAGAAAATCTGACATTTGCCACTGAATGTTTTCAACTATTTCCCATTTCAAACCTTAAAACACACTCCAACTACGTCCCAGTGTTTCCGATACTTACATTTGAAATTTAATCACAAAATAAGTGTGATTATCGGggtcaaataaatgtatttttaaagcaatTAAATCCTAATCATTCTCTAAAATCGTTTTATTCCCCTACAGGTGTAGGTCCCGTTAATTAGTTTACATTTTTACGAGGAACACTCGAAGGCACCTTAATCACAAAGCGGAGCACCGCCCAACAGACCTCAGAGAAGAGATAAGAAAATAATGTCCGCCACAAGAAGTGTACATGTTCACAAACAATCTAATCACGTACCAAGTCTGAACAACTataggaataaaaaaaacaatttggaTGTACAGTTAAATATTCGAACTATTTAATCAGGCGTTATATCACAATGTATTTGTTTCTTGCAGCATCCTGAGGAGTCTGTCACTGGAGGGGTGTTTATGCGTGTAGCTGTGACCTCGGGCATTGTGGCTATCAGTCTAACTAAACATGGAACTTCAGCTCCTGAAGTTTGTAAGATGACTCAGGTTAGATATCATTTGGTGGAAAACGATAGCCTTGTGTATTTAGTATTTGCTCTCGTTTTGtgaagggacacacacacacagaaacccgGGCTTACTGGTATCCCggacactgcagtttgtttttgcatttgccTTAAGATACTGTagtttcacagcagaaaaaaatgttgaattccTTTCGGATTAACGCTGCCATCTAGTGTTATGGTTGGATTAATGTCCGTACTTAGTGTGTCCGAAAGTCATTTTGAATATGAATCTTGATATTCCCTCTGTTTGAAAGCCGccatagaaataaacaaattgcCTTAAATCATATATGACCAATTAACTTCACCACTGTGAGGTAGGATGAAAAACTGGTGCACCAGGGGCCAAAAGTGCTGCCAAAGTGTCAACCTCCAACCGTGTGACAAACACGCAAGAggctgagtgaaaacaaaatagtCTTTAATTCTGTCAGGAACATttaatgaacatattttttaaaaaaatccattaaaacaTCTCTGCTGGTTATCCACTCCTGTGTTTACTCATACAGAAAGCAAGAATAAtacaaaagttattaaaaagaTACCAAGAGGAGTCAGACTGCAACATGCAAAAAATTATGTATCgaaatatgtataaaatatgcagaaaatCATTGTGATTATTAATCAtctgaaaagtgaaacacacTGATAATTAGACTGTATTTTTGTGGAACATTATAACATTGAATTGGGAATTAAGCCTGATCTTATAAGATAACATTTGTAGCTAAACTACTACTCTGTACACCTGATAGGAGGGTACCGCTCTTTGGCTAGCATCATTAGTGTTGACACAGGAAAGAGCTATTTGTCAACAAAAagagattaaacaaataaaacaccaaaaaaagaTGACTGGATTTGGTCTGACATTGTTTGGATGGAAATATACTAATAGGGAGGACAAGTGCACGAGGTCTGTTACAGCCTCCCTGCCTCCTTGAACTTGCTGAGCAGTCCGTCGTCTGCCCTCAGTGGAAAGTAAAGGGTCCGGGTTTTGTAGTACTGGGGGTCAGACTGGAGGTTTTGGATGACATCTGCAAGGAGGTGGGCCCGCTCCACGCCGCAGCCTGGTGCCTCGTAGCCCAGCTTGGTCAAGTGAACGTGGAGGTGGAAGTAGGACGGCTGGTAGTGCAGGTACACTCTCAGCTTACTGGCTGGAAGGTTGTAGCGCTTCAGGATGGCCTCCTGGGTTACAATGAAACAGGTATTGTCATTCTTTCTGTATGTTGGACATTATGAATATGTCCAAAGTTGTCTCTAATTTTTAAATACTCGGTCTTACAGTAGTTCTCGAAAATGGAAAGCAACAATCACATAATGGATTTAAGAAAATGATTCTAATACTCAAGGTCACATTAATGACAGCTGctggaagaagaagacatgTTCTCTTATTTTCTTAAGAAGACTTCCTGATGTAACCGCACCTTTCctttctttaaaatgttctgtaGCAGTGGGAGATGCTCTGACGTCAGGTCTCTGAGACTCCTAATGTCTCTCTGATGTACTATGGCAATCAGGTATAAATCATCAACCTGAAAGATGAAGACAGTTATTGTAAGACTGTGAAGTCCAGTGGCAGAAAAACggcaagaaatgaaagaaaagactgcagcagctgtcataTTTGCAGAACTAGTCTGCCTTAATCCAGTCCAGTCCAAACAAGCTCTCTGAATGGCACAGAAATAAGATTTGGTTAGACTTCATGTCTTTGTGCCTACATATATTTGTGGTCTCTCACCTGCTTCTGGTCCCACTTGAAGTCTGGGAGAAGGACAAAGCCAACCTCTGGGTCTGGATCTTCATAAACTATCCTGTCAGCCTCTGCCTTCTTCTCCAGGATGTTGTATACCCACTGGGGTTCAAAGTGGCTTCAAGTTAATCCACAGATAACGTTGTGCACTCCCAAGACAATGCAAAATGAACACTGACCTGAATGCTGAAACTCTGCTTTTCAATGTAAGGCAGAGTGATGGACCGATAGTCCTCATCCGTCTCCTCCACCAGGAAACTCTCCTGACGCTGATATTTCTTTACATGCTTCTCCGTAGCTGGACATACCACTGTAGTCTTAATCTCtgcaacagaacagaaacacaccgACTACCACACTTGCCTCTAGCTGGCCCAATTTCCGCTGGACTCACAATATCTTTTGTCAATTTACTGCTTTTATGATCATACCATTGAGATGAGGGGGAGCCTGTAAACGATATGTGCTGTAGATGTCGTTCTTCATCTCCAGCTTCAGCCTGGACCCACTGAAAATCTCAGCTAGGGTGTCCTCTCTGATGGGAGTCTTCTCCAAGATAACCACAGCCTCCCGATCAGCAAGCTGGAGATGACATGTTCGTGACTTTCATGTCTACTTCTGCTGGTAATGACACTGGCtacaacacataaaataaacacGCAACGGTGCTTTATTGAGCATGTCCTTTTCTTGGTCATTGTTATGAAATAAAGCGCAGTCACACAGACTATTACTTTGAAATATTAAACCGGAAGTCGATGTTTACACGCTTCCTTCACAAAACTATTCCTATCACTTTGAATGAATGTAACCAGTAATTGCTCTCAACTCCATACAAATAGAGTTAGCCAGATACCAGCTAAAGGCTAAGCTGTGTTAGCTAACGTTACTTTACAACCTCACCTTTCCCTGGATGAAGATGTTTTTCTCCCGGGCAGAATCACTCAAGACGTTGGATGTTTTAAATTCgtacaaaatattttctgaccCAGATTCATTATCAACTTCTCCTCGACCATTCTCACTATCAGATTTCGCTCTCTTGACTTTCTGCGATGATTCGTCAGTTCCAACACTGTCTGCTTCACGTTTAGCGGTGGAATCGGCCATGTTTCTTGTTGCGGCTGTTGTGGCCGAAGATCGTCTGTGTGTACGAAGATAACTCACTCAACGATCACTTCGAATCCGCTCAACAAACGAGCACCTGGAGCCTCATGTATGCTCTCTctccacacaacacacagctgttcacaAAGTCGTTGATGCTACACCAGTTTTAACCATCTCGGCGGgttatttaaaggaaaacaaagttaaagataaaATGTAGGTatagaataataaaatactttAGAAGGTGGAGTGGTAAAAGtctgaagtaaagaaaaatgttaagtgttaaaatgttaaatgttaagcAGTCCAGAACACGAACATAGAATGAAAGGACATACTGACTAgtaaaactgattaaaatgtataaacagACAAATGCATGAATACAATTCAGTGGGATTTAAAAGGATGGTCTTGAGTTTGCTTTCTCAAATACTAATATGGGATGTCGTTACAATTGCAAACGTCAACTTGGTGCAAAGTGAGACCTCGCTCTATGTCTCTCTATAACCTCTCAATTACAGCAGTGTTAAATTAgactaaataaacaacacagcatcctttaaaatatttatgtccggattattaataattttaaatttcCGTCATGATAGTGTGAGGTGCTTTTATCTGTGACATTGTAGGTCATTGTATTTACGTATAGCACCACGAGGAGTAGAAGTAGCCTAAATTAAATGATACAAAGTGGTTATGAAAATGCTcgtgaaaaaataaaagaggtaaacactgatgtgaaatgaaagagggaatGATGCGAAATTTGATTGATTTGCTTTGATTTCGAAAGTCGACG containing:
- the dcps gene encoding m7GpppX diphosphatase, whose protein sequence is MADSTAKREADSVGTDESSQKVKRAKSDSENGRGEVDNESGSENILYEFKTSNVLSDSAREKNIFIQGKLADREAVVILEKTPIREDTLAEIFSGSRLKLEMKNDIYSTYRLQAPPHLNEIKTTVVCPATEKHVKKYQRQESFLVEETDEDYRSITLPYIEKQSFSIQWVYNILEKKAEADRIVYEDPDPEVGFVLLPDFKWDQKQVDDLYLIAIVHQRDIRSLRDLTSEHLPLLQNILKKGKEAILKRYNLPASKLRVYLHYQPSYFHLHVHLTKLGYEAPGCGVERAHLLADVIQNLQSDPQYYKTRTLYFPLRADDGLLSKFKEAGRL